One genomic region from Nitrospirota bacterium encodes:
- a CDS encoding response regulator encodes MKILIVDDREDNVYMLKTLLEGSGFEVAAAGNGEDALAVMETEKIDMIISDILMPRMDGFQLCRKVKGEETLKNIPFAFYTASYTDDRDEELAMKIGADLYIRKPVEPPELLEIIRNLIEKSGEGRVRSEPPAQEEHEEVLKLYNERLISKLEQKMADLKREISERKKAEHERDYLFNLSLDMLCIAGFDGYFRQLNPEWEKVLGWPREELMSKPFLEFVHPDDRQPSVIAMQALSDGKEVRDFETRYLSKDGPFRWISWNCFPMVEEKLVLGVARDITEQKKVQKELQKRIKELEEFYDIAIGRELKMIELKNEISELKNRLAKYEAVEEE; translated from the coding sequence ATGAAAATCCTTATTGTGGATGACAGGGAAGACAATGTATATATGCTGAAAACCCTCCTTGAAGGCAGCGGGTTCGAGGTCGCCGCTGCAGGCAACGGAGAAGACGCGCTTGCGGTCATGGAAACAGAAAAGATTGACATGATCATTTCTGACATCCTCATGCCCAGAATGGACGGGTTCCAGCTATGCAGGAAAGTGAAAGGCGAGGAAACGCTGAAAAACATCCCCTTTGCGTTTTATACCGCCTCCTACACGGACGACAGGGACGAGGAACTGGCGATGAAGATCGGTGCCGACCTCTATATCAGAAAACCGGTCGAACCTCCGGAGTTGCTGGAGATTATCCGTAATCTCATCGAAAAGTCCGGCGAGGGCAGGGTCCGTTCCGAACCGCCTGCACAGGAGGAACACGAGGAGGTACTGAAGCTTTACAATGAACGGCTCATCAGCAAGCTGGAGCAGAAGATGGCAGACCTGAAAAGGGAAATCTCCGAGCGCAAAAAGGCAGAACATGAAAGGGACTACCTCTTCAATCTTTCGCTGGACATGCTCTGTATCGCCGGGTTTGACGGCTATTTCAGGCAGTTGAACCCTGAATGGGAAAAAGTGCTCGGCTGGCCGAGAGAAGAACTGATGTCAAAGCCCTTTCTTGAGTTTGTGCATCCTGATGACAGACAGCCATCTGTCATCGCCATGCAGGCGCTGTCAGACGGGAAAGAAGTCCGCGATTTTGAAACCCGCTATCTCAGCAAAGACGGCCCCTTCCGTTGGATCTCATGGAACTGTTTCCCGATGGTCGAAGAAAAGCTGGTTTTAGGGGTTGCGCGTGACATTACCGAGCAGAAAAAAGTACAGAAGGAACTGCAGAAGCGAATTAAGGAGCTCGAGGAATTCTATGATATCGCCATCGGACGGGAACTCAAGATGATTGAGCTGAAGAATGAGATCAGCGAGCTGAAGAACCGGTTAGCAAAGTATGAAGCGGTTGAAGAAGAATGA
- the nuoE gene encoding NADH-quinone oxidoreductase subunit NuoE → MEEEIIDQILASYRGTRNEIVPILQEVQENLGYLPEEVMREIARFVNVPESHLYSIASFYAQFRTLPLGKKRVAVCRGTACHIRGAPRILHEIEDSIHLKEGETSEDLEYTLETVACIGCCALAPCIRINREVAGDMTPEKAKNLFDGNGNGNGGTSAG, encoded by the coding sequence ATGGAAGAAGAGATCATAGACCAGATCCTGGCATCGTACAGGGGAACAAGAAATGAGATTGTCCCGATCCTGCAGGAGGTGCAGGAGAACCTCGGGTACCTGCCTGAGGAGGTAATGCGGGAAATCGCGCGGTTTGTGAATGTCCCGGAGAGCCATCTGTATTCAATCGCATCCTTTTATGCCCAGTTCAGAACACTGCCACTGGGCAAAAAAAGAGTGGCGGTGTGCAGGGGCACTGCCTGTCATATTCGCGGCGCACCCCGGATCCTCCACGAGATCGAGGACTCGATTCATCTGAAGGAAGGCGAGACATCCGAGGACCTCGAATACACCCTTGAAACAGTTGCCTGTATTGGCTGCTGTGCGCTTGCCCCCTGCATACGGATAAACAGGGAAGTTGCAGGGGACATGACCCCGGAAAAGGCGAAAAACCTTTTCGACGGAAACGGAAATGGCAACGGAGGCACGAGTGCCGGATAA
- a CDS encoding molybdopterin-dependent oxidoreductase: MGRVGCIIDGRKTETWQGATILETALENKIYIPHLCFHPDLKPAGACRVCLVALDNGKLVTSCRTPVQEGMTISTHSDEVDRARRPVVEMIVANHHMDCRNCLKKGQCALQKIMAYMKIDKQKIRQNLRLPQSGLPVDDSNPFFQRDHNKCILCGLCVSTCREIAKVDAIDFAGRGIHTKISAFGDKAIAESSCVSCGECVIRCPVGALAVRNPEKPLQQIRSVCPHCGVGCGIYLGIRDHKIVHVKGDAANPVNYGNLCVRGRFGMGFVHSPDRLKNPLIRGKAGSGKGECTESSWDEALGLIARNLQKFQGDEFALIASVRFSNEDAYVAQKFARAVMSSNNIDTPARLYYGPNISAFRNTGQCVGFAPHTADENGFPGAAGHIPEQIEQAASVLVAGANITQSHPVLGLKILRAVEHGASLLVISPNETDLSLRAEKWLKPYPGTELAVIMGMCSVIVEEELSDRAFTEMYCSNFGEFRESVDEFSLGRVERITGVPRDLIEDAARIYASRKPAAVFWGSGITQYSHGTDNVRALINLAILTANIMHPLALNPLAEQSNALGACDMGCMPDYYPCYQPVGSPEIREKFESLWDCTLNPAPGLTLAEIFDATLAGRIKALYIIGADPASSLAPAKKVHAALKKAKFVVYQDMFLTETAKYAHVILPAASFAEKNGTIINTEGKAQSIRKALEPEGNSRADWAILSELATRMKNTGFAYGNDDDILSEVLSVIQSMPEQIGRFRLFPLRYASPAEVTDVDYPIILTTECDLYSSDIVSEKVGGLCTLRTKNCVEINQRDADDFEIPDGETIRIISRHGAIETDARISHGTPSGIAVIRMEQEKINQLMNPVRDEMSGTPEMKICAVRFEKGRQRRKRSGNSEIAARGV; the protein is encoded by the coding sequence ATGGGAAGAGTTGGCTGCATAATTGACGGCAGAAAGACAGAGACCTGGCAGGGTGCAACCATCCTTGAAACGGCTTTGGAGAACAAAATCTATATCCCGCACCTCTGTTTTCACCCGGATCTGAAACCTGCAGGGGCATGCCGTGTCTGCCTGGTCGCGCTTGACAACGGCAAACTGGTGACTTCCTGCCGAACCCCTGTGCAGGAAGGGATGACGATATCCACTCACAGTGATGAGGTCGACAGGGCAAGACGGCCTGTAGTCGAGATGATCGTTGCCAACCATCATATGGACTGCAGGAACTGCCTGAAGAAAGGGCAGTGTGCGCTGCAGAAGATCATGGCATATATGAAGATCGACAAGCAGAAAATCCGTCAGAACCTGCGGCTGCCGCAGTCTGGATTGCCTGTTGATGATTCAAATCCTTTTTTCCAGCGGGATCACAACAAGTGCATCCTCTGTGGCCTCTGTGTAAGTACCTGTCGTGAGATTGCGAAAGTCGATGCCATCGATTTTGCGGGAAGGGGCATTCATACAAAAATATCCGCATTTGGTGATAAGGCGATAGCAGAATCATCATGTGTTTCATGCGGAGAGTGCGTGATCCGCTGTCCTGTCGGCGCGCTTGCGGTAAGAAATCCGGAGAAACCGCTGCAGCAGATCAGGTCTGTATGCCCGCACTGCGGTGTAGGATGCGGGATCTATCTCGGCATCAGAGACCATAAAATCGTTCATGTGAAGGGTGATGCGGCAAACCCGGTCAATTATGGCAATCTCTGCGTAAGAGGAAGGTTTGGCATGGGGTTTGTGCATTCACCTGACAGACTGAAAAACCCCTTAATAAGAGGGAAGGCAGGTTCGGGAAAAGGGGAGTGTACAGAATCCTCCTGGGATGAAGCCCTCGGCCTGATCGCCAGAAATCTGCAGAAGTTCCAGGGAGACGAGTTTGCGCTCATCGCATCAGTACGTTTCAGCAATGAAGACGCCTATGTGGCGCAGAAATTCGCCCGGGCAGTTATGTCCAGCAATAACATCGACACCCCGGCAAGGCTGTACTATGGTCCGAATATCTCCGCATTCCGTAATACGGGACAATGTGTCGGGTTTGCTCCGCATACTGCAGATGAAAACGGCTTCCCGGGTGCGGCCGGACACATTCCGGAGCAGATTGAACAGGCGGCTTCTGTCCTTGTTGCAGGTGCAAACATCACCCAATCGCATCCTGTACTCGGACTGAAAATACTACGGGCCGTCGAACACGGTGCCAGTCTTCTTGTTATCAGCCCGAATGAAACTGACCTTTCCCTCCGCGCGGAAAAGTGGCTGAAGCCCTATCCCGGTACGGAACTGGCGGTTATTATGGGCATGTGCAGTGTAATCGTTGAAGAGGAGCTGTCTGACCGTGCATTCACAGAGATGTATTGCAGCAATTTCGGGGAGTTCAGGGAATCTGTCGATGAATTTTCCCTTGGAAGGGTTGAGAGAATAACCGGTGTTCCCCGGGATCTCATCGAGGATGCCGCACGGATATATGCATCTCGCAAGCCTGCAGCGGTTTTCTGGGGATCCGGAATTACCCAGTATTCTCACGGGACGGACAATGTACGTGCGCTGATAAACCTTGCAATCCTTACCGCAAACATCATGCATCCCCTTGCGCTCAATCCCCTTGCGGAGCAGAGCAATGCACTGGGGGCGTGCGATATGGGATGCATGCCGGATTACTATCCGTGCTATCAGCCTGTTGGTTCCCCGGAGATACGGGAAAAATTTGAATCGCTGTGGGACTGCACCCTGAATCCCGCTCCAGGTCTCACCCTTGCAGAAATATTCGATGCCACGCTCGCAGGAAGAATCAAGGCGCTCTATATTATCGGAGCGGACCCGGCTTCATCCCTTGCTCCCGCGAAAAAAGTGCACGCTGCGCTGAAAAAGGCTAAATTTGTCGTGTATCAGGATATGTTCCTTACTGAAACGGCAAAATATGCCCATGTGATCCTGCCGGCGGCGAGCTTTGCCGAAAAGAACGGCACGATCATCAATACTGAGGGAAAGGCGCAGAGCATAAGGAAAGCACTCGAGCCGGAAGGGAATTCGCGTGCTGACTGGGCGATACTGAGCGAACTGGCAACAAGGATGAAAAACACCGGCTTTGCCTACGGAAATGACGATGACATACTGTCCGAGGTGCTTTCCGTTATTCAGAGCATGCCCGAACAAATAGGCAGGTTCAGGCTGTTCCCTCTCCGGTATGCATCACCGGCCGAGGTAACCGATGTGGATTACCCGATTATCCTGACCACTGAATGCGATCTCTATTCTTCAGACATCGTGTCGGAGAAAGTCGGGGGGCTCTGCACGCTGAGGACGAAGAATTGTGTAGAGATCAATCAAAGGGATGCCGACGATTTTGAAATCCCTGATGGTGAGACGATTCGGATCATTTCCCGGCATGGCGCCATAGAGACCGATGCGCGGATATCGCATGGAACTCCTTCCGGGATTGCGGTCATACGGATGGAGCAGGAAAAGATCAATCAGCTGATGAATCCGGTGCGTGATGAAATGTCCGGGACGCCGGAGATGAAAATATGCGCCGTCAGATTCGAAAAGGGAAGGCAACGCAGGAAAAGATCCGGAAACAGTGAAATTGCTGCCCGTGGTGTGTAA
- a CDS encoding FMN-binding glutamate synthase family protein — protein MTLSKPNASAATVTTTRVSPSPMSGLCVNCVDGCPGYCEVGRSALRGREIIYPQPFGKVISGSEKDYPVDFSHFNIHGTCVGAVGAEADPDKATFPAVSVETEISGQGTKIPMKVPVFTGALGSTEIARVNWEGTAVGAAISGSILVCGENVCGMDPKAEIKNGRITNSPELARRVKIYKDWYDGYGTMLVQLNVEDTRLGVAEYAVEKLGVEGIELKWGQGAKCIGGEVKLPTLDRALQLKKRGYIVLPDPENKSVQEAHKLGGIAEFERHSRLGMVDEESFMKEAERVRKIGAKYVTLKTGAYRPVDLARAVKYSSMAKMDLLTVDGAGGGTGMSPWRMMNEWGIPTVYLECLLYKYLRRLKEKGEFIPSVAIAGGIVLEDHIFKAIALGAPFVKAICMGRSTLTAGMVGKTQGQLIEEAYGKGKEYEEALMRTFNGAAQLKEKFGKDIKKIPPAAIGIYTYYDRLAVGLKQLMAGTRKFALKYIDRDDIMSLTREAAEVSGIPYLMDVDMKEAENILG, from the coding sequence ATGACTCTCAGCAAACCGAATGCAAGTGCCGCAACTGTAACAACGACGAGGGTATCCCCTTCGCCCATGTCCGGTCTGTGCGTCAACTGCGTTGACGGATGTCCCGGGTACTGCGAGGTGGGAAGATCCGCTCTTCGGGGGCGGGAAATCATCTATCCGCAGCCGTTTGGAAAGGTTATTTCCGGTTCTGAAAAGGATTATCCCGTGGATTTTTCTCACTTCAATATCCATGGAACCTGTGTCGGCGCAGTAGGTGCGGAAGCAGACCCTGACAAGGCGACGTTTCCTGCGGTAAGCGTTGAGACGGAAATCAGCGGTCAGGGGACAAAAATACCGATGAAGGTACCGGTCTTCACCGGCGCACTCGGGTCCACGGAGATTGCGCGGGTAAACTGGGAGGGAACGGCGGTGGGCGCTGCCATCAGCGGTTCCATACTCGTCTGCGGGGAGAATGTCTGCGGAATGGACCCAAAGGCGGAAATCAAGAACGGAAGGATCACCAATTCCCCTGAACTCGCCAGAAGGGTGAAGATTTACAAGGACTGGTATGACGGATACGGGACCATGCTTGTGCAGCTGAATGTTGAAGATACCCGACTCGGAGTTGCGGAATATGCGGTGGAAAAACTCGGTGTTGAGGGCATAGAGCTCAAATGGGGGCAGGGCGCAAAGTGCATCGGAGGTGAAGTGAAGCTCCCGACGCTGGACAGAGCGCTGCAGCTCAAGAAACGCGGGTACATTGTCCTCCCGGACCCTGAAAACAAGTCGGTGCAGGAAGCGCACAAACTGGGAGGTATCGCGGAATTCGAACGCCATTCGCGGCTTGGCATGGTGGATGAGGAGTCGTTTATGAAGGAAGCGGAACGGGTGCGGAAGATCGGCGCCAAATATGTAACACTCAAAACAGGCGCATACAGGCCGGTTGATCTGGCGCGTGCGGTGAAGTATTCGTCGATGGCAAAGATGGACCTCCTCACCGTCGACGGCGCAGGCGGAGGAACGGGCATGAGCCCATGGAGAATGATGAATGAATGGGGAATCCCGACCGTGTATCTTGAATGCCTGCTTTACAAATACCTCAGGAGGCTGAAAGAGAAAGGTGAATTCATTCCTTCAGTCGCCATCGCAGGCGGAATCGTGCTTGAGGACCATATTTTCAAGGCGATCGCGCTCGGCGCGCCTTTTGTAAAGGCGATCTGCATGGGGCGTTCGACACTGACCGCGGGCATGGTTGGCAAGACCCAGGGCCAGCTCATTGAAGAGGCATACGGAAAAGGAAAGGAATATGAGGAAGCGCTCATGAGAACCTTTAACGGGGCCGCACAGCTCAAGGAAAAATTCGGCAAGGATATTAAAAAGATACCTCCTGCGGCAATCGGCATCTACACCTATTATGACAGGCTTGCGGTCGGGCTCAAACAGCTTATGGCAGGCACCCGCAAGTTCGCACTGAAATACATCGACAGGGACGACATCATGTCGCTGACAAGGGAAGCTGCCGAGGTTTCCGGGATTCCCTATCTCATGGACGTTGATATGAAAGAAGCTGAGAATATCCTGGGCTGA
- a CDS encoding NrpR regulatory domain-containing protein, which translates to MTKTMLAILSVLDKESEKICGSRAISRQLKMHGLDLTERTVRYHLRILDERGFTRVFGKEGRMITPKGREELSQALVSTKIGFVISRIETLSYLTDFDLDTQEGNIILNLSYFPEDRISEALRIMKPVFSSPYVMSDKVVLKRSGENIGDIPVPEGQAGFGTVCSVTINGIFLKNGIPVSSKFGGVLQINSDPQRFTALIGYEGSSMDPLEIFIKSRMTDVKGAVKNHSGKILASFREIPVVSVERAVQLQKTLREKGIGGILMIGKPNQPLLEMPVSMDKAGMIIVGGLNPIAALEEAGITTVSKAMSTLCRFTDLVKFREIL; encoded by the coding sequence ATGACGAAAACGATGCTTGCCATTCTGAGCGTTCTCGACAAGGAGTCGGAAAAGATATGCGGTTCCAGGGCCATATCACGGCAGTTGAAGATGCACGGGCTGGACCTCACCGAAAGGACGGTAAGGTACCATCTCAGAATCCTTGATGAGCGGGGGTTCACCAGGGTATTCGGCAAGGAGGGCAGAATGATCACCCCGAAGGGCAGGGAGGAACTCTCCCAGGCGCTTGTCTCCACAAAGATCGGTTTTGTGATCAGCAGGATTGAAACACTCTCCTATCTCACGGATTTCGATCTCGACACGCAGGAAGGAAACATTATCCTGAATCTCTCCTATTTTCCGGAAGACAGGATCAGCGAGGCGCTCAGGATCATGAAACCGGTATTTTCCTCTCCCTATGTCATGTCCGATAAGGTTGTTCTGAAAAGGAGCGGCGAAAATATCGGGGATATACCCGTGCCCGAAGGCCAGGCAGGGTTCGGCACTGTCTGCAGTGTGACGATAAACGGAATATTTCTCAAGAACGGCATTCCGGTTTCTTCGAAATTCGGCGGAGTGCTCCAGATAAATTCAGACCCCCAGCGGTTTACCGCACTGATCGGGTATGAAGGATCGTCAATGGACCCCCTTGAGATATTCATAAAAAGCAGGATGACGGATGTTAAGGGCGCGGTGAAGAATCATTCAGGCAAGATACTTGCGAGCTTCAGGGAAATCCCTGTCGTCAGTGTCGAAAGGGCCGTACAGTTACAGAAGACGCTGCGGGAAAAAGGAATCGGTGGCATCCTTATGATCGGAAAACCGAATCAGCCGCTTCTTGAAATGCCGGTGAGCATGGACAAGGCGGGGATGATCATTGTAGGCGGGCTGAATCCGATCGCCGCGCTTGAGGAAGCAGGCATAACTACAGTAAGCAAGGCAATGTCAACGCTCTGCCGGTTTACTGACCTCGTGAAATTCAGGGAAATCCTGTAA
- a CDS encoding NrpR regulatory domain-containing protein produces MMNRTMLAILKILEQHQGTVLGSREISRQLKLHGINLTERTVRYHLRILDERGFTRVFGKEGRMITGKGREELPQALVSEKVGFVISRIETLSYLTNLDFAHNQGDVILNVSWFPEEHLSDAIAVMEPVFASPYVMSDKVMLRRAGEKIGAVAVPEGQVGFGTVCSVTINGIFLKAGIPVTSRFGGVLQIEDSEPSRYTALISYEGSSLDPLEIFIKSRMTDVTGAVRNHSGKVLASFREIPVVSMEKADEMRRVMEQNSIRGILLIGNPNQPLLEMPVGMDKAGMVIVGGLNPIAALEESGIPSVTKAMSTLHAFADLGDFRELL; encoded by the coding sequence ATGATGAACAGGACTATGCTGGCAATTCTGAAAATACTGGAACAGCACCAGGGTACTGTGCTCGGTTCACGGGAGATATCACGGCAGTTGAAGCTGCACGGGATTAATCTCACAGAAAGGACTGTCCGTTACCATCTCAGGATACTCGATGAACGGGGGTTTACCCGGGTGTTCGGAAAAGAGGGAAGAATGATCACCGGGAAGGGCAGGGAGGAACTCCCGCAGGCGCTTGTATCAGAAAAGGTCGGGTTTGTGATCAGCAGGATCGAGACCCTCTCGTACCTTACAAACCTGGACTTTGCACACAACCAGGGCGATGTCATCCTGAATGTCTCTTGGTTTCCTGAAGAGCATCTGAGTGACGCGATTGCCGTCATGGAACCGGTGTTTGCCTCCCCGTATGTGATGTCTGATAAAGTCATGCTCAGGAGGGCAGGTGAAAAGATCGGAGCGGTCGCTGTCCCTGAGGGACAGGTGGGATTCGGTACGGTATGCAGCGTGACGATTAACGGGATTTTCCTGAAGGCGGGTATCCCGGTCACATCCAGATTCGGAGGGGTGCTGCAGATTGAGGACTCCGAGCCCTCGCGATACACGGCACTCATCAGTTACGAAGGTTCGTCTCTTGACCCGCTCGAGATATTCATAAAGAGCAGGATGACGGATGTTACAGGGGCAGTAAGAAATCATTCGGGAAAGGTCCTGGCAAGCTTCAGGGAAATACCGGTGGTGAGCATGGAAAAGGCGGACGAGATGCGCAGAGTGATGGAGCAGAATAGCATCCGGGGCATACTGCTTATCGGCAACCCCAATCAGCCGCTTCTGGAAATGCCGGTGGGTATGGATAAAGCGGGTATGGTAATCGTCGGAGGACTGAACCCGATCGCCGCACTCGAAGAATCAGGGATACCGTCGGTCACAAAGGCGATGTCGACTCTGCATGCATTTGCGGACCTTGGGGACTTCAGAGAACTCCTTTAG
- a CDS encoding NuoF family protein encodes MPDNQRTILICQGTGCVSGGAEHLCTALTEEFKSDAENGDILVKRTGCHGFCQQGPLVVIEPEGIFYTKVKNEDLPEVVESLAPGRVPVNRLLYHDPLTHTPIVHYRKIPFYSRQERTILQHCGSIDPENIDDYIQVGGYKALHKAISHMTPEAILAEVTRSGLRGLGGAGFPAGRKWESCRSAPGDIKYVICNADEGDPGAFQDRSVMEGNPHSVIEGMIIAGYAIGAHKGFIYVRAEYPLAVSRLKTAIEQARQEGLLGENILDSEFSFDLEIFQGAGAFVCGESTALVRSIEGKRGMPKPMPRPRTTEEGLWNRPTLLNNVKTFANIPLIITNGSEWFARRGTEKCKGTAVFSLTGKVRNCGLIEVPMGATLREIIFDIGGGVEDGKELKAVQTGGPSGGCLPADMVDMPVDFDSLTKAGSIMGSGGLVVMDQDTCMVDVARYFLDFNQRESCGQCIPCRLGTRQMFEILEDITRGKGRPGDIGLLLEMGDSIKKGSICGLGKTAPNPVITTIRYFRDEYEAHIHDKRCPAGVCGIE; translated from the coding sequence GTGCCGGATAACCAGCGTACGATCCTTATATGTCAGGGCACCGGCTGTGTTTCGGGAGGCGCCGAACATCTCTGCACTGCGCTCACGGAGGAATTCAAAAGCGATGCGGAGAACGGTGACATCCTGGTAAAACGCACAGGATGCCACGGGTTCTGCCAGCAGGGACCGTTAGTGGTGATCGAACCGGAGGGTATTTTCTACACGAAGGTGAAAAACGAGGATTTGCCCGAGGTAGTCGAATCCCTTGCACCGGGACGCGTACCCGTGAACCGGCTCCTGTATCATGATCCCCTTACCCATACCCCGATTGTGCACTACCGGAAGATTCCTTTCTACAGCAGGCAGGAAAGGACAATATTACAGCACTGCGGCAGCATTGATCCTGAAAATATTGACGACTACATTCAGGTTGGCGGGTACAAGGCATTGCATAAGGCGATCTCTCATATGACCCCTGAGGCAATTCTCGCGGAGGTGACCCGATCGGGGCTGAGGGGGCTGGGAGGAGCAGGCTTTCCCGCCGGCCGGAAATGGGAATCCTGCCGCAGCGCGCCGGGAGACATTAAGTATGTCATCTGCAATGCCGATGAAGGTGACCCCGGAGCATTCCAGGACCGTTCGGTCATGGAGGGAAATCCTCATTCGGTCATTGAGGGAATGATTATTGCCGGCTACGCAATAGGAGCGCACAAGGGGTTCATCTATGTGAGGGCAGAGTATCCTCTTGCAGTCAGCCGGCTGAAGACCGCGATAGAACAGGCGAGGCAGGAAGGCCTGCTGGGAGAGAACATCCTGGACAGTGAGTTCAGCTTTGATCTGGAGATATTCCAGGGCGCGGGCGCATTTGTGTGCGGAGAATCAACAGCCCTGGTCCGCTCAATAGAAGGCAAGAGGGGGATGCCGAAACCGATGCCGCGTCCGCGGACTACAGAAGAAGGACTGTGGAACAGACCGACGCTTCTCAACAATGTGAAAACTTTTGCGAATATCCCCTTGATTATCACGAACGGTTCAGAGTGGTTTGCCCGGAGGGGGACAGAGAAATGCAAGGGCACCGCGGTCTTTTCTCTTACCGGAAAGGTCAGGAACTGTGGTCTCATCGAGGTCCCGATGGGGGCAACGCTGAGAGAGATAATCTTTGATATCGGCGGCGGAGTTGAGGACGGAAAGGAACTGAAAGCGGTTCAGACCGGAGGACCCTCGGGCGGATGCCTCCCGGCAGATATGGTAGACATGCCGGTGGATTTCGACTCGCTTACGAAGGCTGGCTCGATCATGGGATCGGGGGGGCTGGTGGTAATGGACCAGGATACCTGCATGGTGGATGTCGCACGCTACTTCCTTGATTTTAACCAGAGAGAATCCTGCGGCCAGTGCATCCCTTGCAGGCTCGGGACCCGCCAGATGTTCGAGATACTGGAGGATATTACAAGGGGGAAAGGAAGGCCGGGGGACATCGGACTCCTCCTTGAAATGGGAGACTCTATAAAAAAGGGTTCGATATGCGGACTTGGCAAAACGGCTCCCAACCCCGTGATTACCACGATCCGCTATTTCCGGGATGAGTATGAAGCGCATATACATGACAAACGTTGTCCGGCAGGAGTATGCGGCATAGAATGA
- a CDS encoding response regulator yields MPKRILIVEDNENNMYLITFILKNRGYGVIQAWTGEEGIALAGKEKPDLIVMDIMLPGIDGFETTKKIRASDDLKQIPVVALTSYAMVGDREKAIEAGCTGYIEKPINPDTFMEELEKYLQAKG; encoded by the coding sequence ATGCCTAAGAGAATCTTGATCGTGGAAGACAACGAGAACAATATGTACCTCATTACCTTCATTCTTAAAAACAGAGGGTACGGGGTCATTCAGGCGTGGACAGGTGAGGAAGGGATCGCGCTTGCCGGAAAGGAAAAGCCTGACCTGATCGTCATGGACATCATGCTCCCGGGAATCGACGGATTTGAGACAACTAAAAAAATACGGGCATCGGATGACCTGAAACAGATTCCGGTTGTTGCCCTTACCTCCTATGCCATGGTCGGCGACAGGGAGAAGGCGATCGAGGCAGGCTGCACCGGATACATCGAAAAGCCGATCAATCCTGACACATTTATGGAAGAACTTGAGAAATACCTTCAGGCAAAGGGATGA